In a single window of the Mycobacteriales bacterium genome:
- the ribH gene encoding 6,7-dimethyl-8-ribityllumazine synthase, translated as MSGAGAPAAEVVDASGLRLAVVATRWHERITGALLDSALRTAAECGVTDPTVARVAGAVELPVVAQALARDHDAVVALGVVVRGGTPHFEYVCQAVTDGLTRVALDEGTPVGNGVLTTNDEQQALDRAGLPGSSEDKGRESVLAALDTALTLRRLDQRTS; from the coding sequence GTGAGCGGCGCCGGTGCTCCGGCCGCCGAGGTCGTCGACGCGAGCGGCCTGCGGCTCGCGGTCGTCGCGACGCGCTGGCACGAGCGCATCACGGGGGCCCTGCTCGACTCGGCCCTGCGCACGGCCGCGGAGTGCGGTGTCACCGACCCCACCGTCGCCCGGGTCGCGGGTGCTGTCGAGCTGCCCGTCGTCGCCCAGGCACTGGCCCGCGACCACGACGCGGTGGTCGCGCTCGGCGTCGTCGTCCGGGGCGGCACACCGCACTTCGAGTACGTCTGCCAGGCTGTCACCGACGGCCTCACCCGCGTGGCCCTCGACGAGGGCACGCCGGTCGGCAACGGCGTCCTGACCACCAACGACGAGCAGCAGGCCCTCGACCGCGCGGGCCTGCCCGGCTCGTCCGAGGACAAGGGCCGCGAGTCCGTGCTCGCCGCGCTCGACACCGCCCTGACCCTGCGCCGGCTCGACCAGCGCACGTCCTAG
- the hisG gene encoding ATP phosphoribosyltransferase, whose translation MLAVVLPKGSLEKQTLDLFSSADLGVLRGSDRDYHASVDDPRIDKVRFLRPQEIPTYVEQGIFDLGISGRDWITETGADVVSLGEIGGGRAGAAVVKVVLAVPKESPWESAADLPHGVRISTEMPETTRRYLEEHGVTAKVFTSHGATEAKIPDIVDAIVDLTETGSSLRKAGLKVIATLLTSRTELIANRAAFEDPEKRAAMEDITMLLQGALRARGHVLLKLNVPTARLDEVLAVLPAMSSPTIMTLAAEEMRALETVVPKLGVNRLIPSLKAAGARDILELPISKIVD comes from the coding sequence GTGCTCGCCGTCGTCCTGCCCAAGGGCAGTCTCGAGAAGCAGACCCTCGATCTCTTCAGCTCGGCCGACCTCGGCGTGCTGCGCGGCTCGGACCGGGACTACCACGCGAGCGTCGACGACCCGCGCATCGACAAGGTCCGCTTCCTGCGCCCGCAGGAGATCCCGACCTACGTCGAGCAGGGCATCTTCGACCTCGGCATCAGCGGCCGCGACTGGATCACCGAGACCGGCGCCGACGTCGTGAGCCTCGGCGAGATCGGTGGCGGCCGGGCGGGCGCGGCGGTCGTGAAGGTCGTGCTCGCGGTGCCGAAGGAGTCGCCGTGGGAGTCCGCGGCCGACCTGCCCCACGGCGTGCGGATCTCCACCGAGATGCCCGAGACCACCCGGCGCTACCTCGAGGAGCACGGCGTCACGGCGAAGGTCTTCACCAGCCACGGCGCGACCGAGGCGAAGATCCCTGACATCGTCGACGCGATCGTCGACCTCACCGAGACCGGCTCGAGCCTGCGCAAGGCCGGCCTCAAGGTCATCGCCACGCTGCTCACCAGCCGCACCGAGCTCATCGCCAACCGCGCGGCCTTCGAGGACCCCGAGAAGCGGGCGGCGATGGAGGACATCACGATGCTGCTGCAGGGCGCGCTGCGTGCCCGCGGCCACGTGCTGCTCAAGCTCAACGTGCCCACCGCACGGCTCGACGAGGTCCTCGCCGTCCTGCCCGCGATGTCGTCTCCGACGATCATGACCCTGGCGGCCGAGGAGATGCGCGCGCTCGAGACCGTTGTGCCGAAGCTCGGCGTCAACCGGCTCATCCCGTCGTTGAAGGCCGCGGGTGCCCGCGACATCCTCGAGCTGCCGATCTCCAAGATCGTCGACTAG
- a CDS encoding DMT family transporter, translated as MSSGVAADRHTAALAASVGSGALVALQARVNGELGSRLDDALLAAVVSFGTGLVAVALVVGLRPAARAKLPALRDTSWWHRLGGLGGAGLVAVGAYAAPRIGVALLTVGIVAGQTTGGLLVDRVGLGPSGRRAFSTARVAGAALCLVAVLVAAAGKGLGDAEPLLLVLVVAAGFAISVQQALNGRVRAATGDASVATLVNFVVGTTVLVAAWLVVSQVTERGDIDWPGQWWLYVGGPLGATFVAVAAVVVKRLGVLRLGLAVISGQLLGAVVLDLVSPAADHGVAAATLLGAALTLVAVVVSGRSR; from the coding sequence GTGAGCAGTGGGGTCGCGGCGGACCGGCACACCGCCGCGCTGGCAGCCAGCGTCGGATCCGGGGCGCTGGTGGCCCTGCAGGCGCGGGTCAACGGCGAGCTCGGCAGCCGGCTCGACGACGCGCTGCTCGCTGCCGTCGTGTCCTTCGGGACGGGGCTGGTCGCGGTCGCCCTCGTCGTGGGGCTGCGCCCGGCCGCCCGCGCGAAGCTCCCGGCCCTGCGCGACACCAGCTGGTGGCACCGGCTCGGCGGCCTCGGCGGTGCCGGTCTCGTCGCCGTCGGGGCCTACGCCGCCCCGCGGATCGGGGTCGCGCTGCTCACCGTCGGCATCGTCGCGGGCCAGACCACGGGCGGGCTCCTGGTGGACAGGGTGGGCCTCGGGCCCTCGGGTCGTCGGGCGTTCTCCACGGCCCGGGTGGCGGGTGCCGCGCTGTGCCTCGTCGCGGTCCTGGTCGCGGCCGCCGGCAAGGGCCTCGGCGACGCCGAGCCACTGCTGCTCGTCCTCGTCGTCGCCGCGGGTTTCGCCATCTCCGTGCAGCAGGCCCTCAACGGCCGGGTGCGGGCAGCCACCGGCGACGCCTCGGTCGCCACCCTGGTCAACTTCGTCGTCGGGACGACCGTGCTCGTCGCGGCCTGGCTCGTCGTCTCGCAGGTCACCGAGCGCGGTGACATCGACTGGCCTGGGCAGTGGTGGCTCTACGTCGGCGGACCGCTCGGTGCCACCTTCGTCGCCGTGGCCGCCGTCGTCGTCAAGCGGCTCGGGGTCCTGCGGCTCGGCCTCGCCGTCATCTCCGGCCAGCTGCTCGGAGCGGTCGTCCTCGACCTGGTCAGCCCCGCTGCCGACCACGGTGTCGCTGCGGCGACCCTGCTGGGCGCTGCCCTCACGCTCGTCGCCGTGGTCGTCAGCGGTCGGTCGCGATGA
- a CDS encoding PH domain-containing protein, which yields MTAPLELRPRRLVRTARVAAGLIVVVFVVVAIALGRSGSGPVRPGQLRFGLPDQLAMVGLGLLAAGAVLLFTRPRVLADRDGVLVRNVLGETRLPWQVVTAVRLDDGAPWASLDLADDDQLAVMALQTNDGQHAVDGVLALRRLLADSREPRDPTS from the coding sequence ATGACCGCCCCCCTGGAGCTGCGCCCGCGACGGCTCGTGCGGACCGCCCGCGTCGCTGCGGGCCTCATCGTCGTCGTCTTCGTCGTCGTCGCGATCGCGCTGGGTCGCTCCGGCAGCGGCCCGGTCCGGCCCGGTCAGCTGCGCTTCGGCCTTCCGGATCAGCTCGCGATGGTCGGCCTCGGGCTGCTCGCCGCCGGCGCCGTCCTGCTCTTCACCCGCCCACGCGTGCTCGCCGACCGCGACGGCGTGCTCGTGCGCAACGTCCTCGGCGAGACGCGCCTGCCGTGGCAGGTCGTCACGGCGGTCCGGCTCGACGACGGCGCGCCCTGGGCCAGCCTCGACCTGGCCGACGACGACCAGCTCGCCGTCATGGCGCTGCAGACCAACGACGGCCAGCACGCCGTCGACGGCGTGCTCGCCCTGCGCCGGCTGCTCGCCGACAGCCGCGAGCCCCGCGACCCCACCTCCTGA
- the dacB gene encoding D-alanyl-D-alanine carboxypeptidase/D-alanyl-D-alanine-endopeptidase encodes MAAMLGLVLAVPADALQPDAGAAAVPAARTTATSSAASDLGARVNTALSAAGAPTIAAAVEVDGLGTVLRRDAAHQLPPASTQKSFVSGAALLRLGPATRFRTEVAALSAPVGGVVQGDLWLVPGGDPYLTTSGLRALAKAVRAAGVTRVTGVLRLDDSRYDATRRAEGWKPEWVPEESGPLSSFAVDANRWRKDSAFLNDPAMPNAVKARDLMRAEGIHIGTITRQRRPASATTLASVQSGPMSAVVRRLLKHSDNFAAELVLKEVGRVVSGKGTSVDGLAAVRSVLGQLGVKVGAGADGSGLSVHDRQNPDSQVALLRVLDASEVSAAFRAALPVACRDGTLKERMCGTAAEGRAAAKTGTVTGVRCLAGYTTTRSGRVVRFAFQITGVKDGTRARNAMDRAVAVLAAATE; translated from the coding sequence ATGGCTGCCATGCTGGGCCTGGTCCTCGCGGTCCCCGCCGATGCCCTGCAGCCCGACGCCGGCGCCGCGGCGGTCCCGGCCGCCCGCACGACGGCGACCTCCAGCGCCGCCAGTGACCTCGGCGCGCGGGTCAACACCGCGCTGTCGGCCGCAGGAGCCCCCACCATCGCGGCTGCCGTCGAGGTCGACGGGCTCGGGACCGTGCTCCGCCGCGACGCGGCCCACCAGCTGCCGCCGGCCTCCACCCAGAAGTCGTTCGTGTCCGGGGCGGCGCTGCTGAGGCTCGGGCCCGCGACCCGCTTCCGGACCGAGGTCGCCGCCCTCAGCGCGCCGGTCGGCGGGGTCGTGCAGGGCGACCTGTGGCTCGTCCCCGGGGGCGACCCCTACCTCACGACCAGCGGCCTGCGGGCGCTCGCGAAGGCCGTCCGGGCTGCGGGTGTCACCCGCGTCACCGGCGTCCTGCGCCTCGACGACAGCCGCTACGACGCCACGCGCCGGGCCGAGGGCTGGAAGCCCGAGTGGGTGCCCGAGGAGTCCGGCCCGCTGTCGTCCTTCGCCGTCGACGCCAACAGGTGGCGCAAGGACAGCGCCTTCCTCAACGACCCGGCGATGCCCAACGCGGTCAAGGCGCGCGACCTCATGCGCGCCGAGGGCATCCACATCGGCACGATCACCCGGCAGCGTCGGCCAGCGTCGGCGACCACCCTCGCAAGCGTCCAGAGCGGCCCGATGTCGGCGGTCGTGCGCCGGCTGCTCAAGCACTCCGACAACTTCGCCGCCGAGCTCGTCCTCAAGGAGGTCGGCCGGGTCGTCAGCGGCAAGGGGACCAGCGTCGACGGCCTCGCCGCGGTCCGGTCGGTCCTGGGCCAGCTCGGCGTCAAGGTCGGTGCAGGTGCCGACGGCTCCGGCCTGTCGGTCCACGACCGGCAGAACCCCGACAGCCAGGTCGCCCTCCTGCGGGTCCTCGACGCCTCCGAGGTCTCGGCCGCGTTCCGCGCCGCTCTGCCCGTCGCCTGCCGCGACGGCACCCTGAAGGAGCGGATGTGCGGCACCGCGGCGGAGGGTCGCGCCGCGGCCAAGACCGGCACCGTCACCGGGGTGCGCTGCCTCGCCGGCTACACCACCACCCGCAGCGGACGGGTCGTGCGCTTCGCCTTCCAGATCACCGGCGTCAAGGACGGCACCCGGGCCCGCAACGCCATGGACCGCGCGGTGGCGGTGCTCGCCGCCGCGACCGAGTGA
- a CDS encoding alpha/beta hydrolase: MGTLTRPDGAVLRYDDTGPGTGGDHEHVVVLSHGLLMDRTMFAPQVEALRHRARCITWDERGHGETDYDGAFSYWDSADDVVALLDHLEVDRAVLVGMSQGGFLSLRAALRHPERVAALVMYDSQAGPEDPAVAPLYDGMAAAWAADGADEATLDYVAHEILGPDVDAEPWKQTWRSQPRERAAQVIRPLLDREDLTDRLGEVACPVLVVHGTADTAIPVEKARAVADGVRDCRGLVLVEGAAHAAGLSHPDEVNAAIAELLDDL, encoded by the coding sequence ATGGGCACCCTCACACGACCTGACGGCGCTGTGCTGCGCTACGACGACACCGGCCCAGGCACCGGTGGCGACCACGAGCACGTCGTCGTGCTGAGCCACGGCCTGCTCATGGACCGCACCATGTTCGCGCCGCAGGTCGAGGCACTGCGCCACCGCGCGCGCTGCATCACCTGGGACGAGCGCGGGCACGGCGAGACGGACTACGACGGTGCGTTCTCCTACTGGGACAGCGCCGACGACGTCGTCGCTCTGCTCGACCACCTCGAGGTCGACCGGGCCGTCCTCGTCGGCATGAGCCAGGGCGGGTTCCTGTCGCTGCGGGCGGCGCTGCGCCACCCCGAGCGGGTCGCTGCTCTGGTGATGTACGACAGCCAGGCCGGTCCGGAGGACCCCGCCGTCGCGCCGCTCTACGACGGCATGGCGGCGGCGTGGGCAGCCGACGGCGCCGACGAGGCCACCCTCGACTACGTCGCTCACGAGATCCTGGGCCCCGACGTCGACGCCGAGCCGTGGAAGCAGACCTGGCGCAGCCAGCCCCGCGAGCGCGCCGCCCAGGTCATCCGTCCCCTGCTCGACCGCGAGGACCTCACCGACCGCCTCGGCGAGGTGGCCTGCCCGGTGCTTGTCGTGCACGGCACCGCCGACACCGCGATCCCCGTCGAGAAGGCCAGGGCCGTCGCCGACGGCGTCCGGGACTGCCGCGGCCTGGTCCTCGTCGAGGGGGCCGCCCACGCCGCCGGCCTGTCGCACCCCGACGAGGTCAACGCAGCGATCGCGGAGCTCCTGGACGACCTGTGA
- a CDS encoding SseB family protein has translation MSDSGPGSRLDTGAADERLVRALVAWRETGQGRSEVLAALSGARVFAAITATSTAEHVDAGTGLRAESSADMALLTLVTDGHRALPVFTSTGALQRWRLDARPVTVPGEQVCAAALEQGAGTLLLDLDLAVTGQELVDLSRGYVPVTGSSLATRVADRGTTQGFRTPADPPKELLRALASALSGEPVSAARLLDGPDGPVLGVVPTLPLAAVELADLARRLVVRLGPALPPEGLDLAVVPPDGPGATVPGRLTRRLRRGR, from the coding sequence GTGAGCGACAGTGGGCCCGGCAGCCGGCTCGACACCGGCGCGGCCGACGAGCGGCTCGTCCGCGCTCTTGTCGCCTGGCGGGAGACCGGACAAGGGCGCTCCGAGGTCCTCGCGGCACTGTCCGGGGCGCGGGTCTTCGCGGCGATCACGGCCACCTCCACGGCCGAGCACGTCGACGCCGGGACAGGCCTGCGGGCAGAGTCGAGCGCCGACATGGCGCTGCTGACGCTGGTCACCGACGGCCACCGGGCCCTGCCGGTCTTCACCTCCACGGGGGCCCTGCAGCGCTGGCGGCTCGACGCGCGACCGGTCACCGTCCCCGGCGAGCAGGTCTGCGCGGCCGCCCTCGAGCAGGGCGCCGGGACGCTCCTGCTGGACCTCGACCTCGCGGTCACCGGGCAGGAGCTGGTCGACCTCTCCCGCGGCTACGTCCCCGTCACCGGGTCGTCGCTCGCCACCCGGGTCGCCGACAGGGGTACGACGCAGGGCTTCCGCACGCCGGCCGACCCGCCGAAGGAGCTGCTCCGGGCGCTGGCCTCGGCGCTGTCCGGCGAGCCGGTCTCCGCCGCGCGGCTGCTCGACGGCCCGGACGGGCCGGTGCTCGGGGTGGTGCCCACCCTGCCGCTCGCCGCGGTCGAGCTCGCCGACCTCGCGCGGCGTCTCGTCGTACGCCTGGGTCCTGCTCTTCCGCCCGAGGGCCTCGACCTCGCGGTCGTCCCGCCCGACGGTCCTGGTGCCACGGTCCCGGGTCGGCTGACCAGACGGCTCAGACGGGGCCGGTGA
- a CDS encoding DUF1844 domain-containing protein, with protein sequence MPAPDTDPTAHPTADAAADPSADPSAAERDLADVPAAEVIATVAVHLMSASAVKLGLGDEGEQAVDLDEARKLITALAGLVTAAKPDLGIHANPLRDGLQSLQRAFREASPSPDAPGEGPGERLTGPV encoded by the coding sequence ATGCCCGCCCCTGACACCGATCCCACCGCTCACCCGACCGCTGACGCGGCCGCTGACCCGAGCGCTGACCCGAGCGCTGCGGAGCGCGACCTGGCCGACGTGCCTGCCGCCGAGGTCATCGCGACCGTCGCCGTCCACCTGATGAGCGCGTCCGCGGTGAAGCTCGGACTCGGCGACGAGGGCGAGCAGGCCGTCGACCTCGACGAGGCCCGCAAGCTCATCACCGCGCTCGCCGGGCTGGTGACGGCCGCGAAGCCCGACCTCGGCATCCACGCCAACCCGCTGCGCGACGGCCTGCAGTCCCTGCAGCGCGCCTTCCGCGAGGCCAGCCCCTCCCCCGACGCCCCCGGCGAGGGCCCGGGCGAGCGGCTCACCGGCCCCGTCTGA
- the infC gene encoding translation initiation factor IF-3 — MSAEPRINDRIRVPEVRLVGPNGEQVGIVAIHEALKLAQESDLDLVEVAPMARPPVCKLMDYGKFKYESAQKAREARKNQVLTVIKEMKLRPKIDPHDYETKKGHVVRFLKAGDKVKITIMFRGREQSRPELGFRLLQRLATDVAELGSVESAPKQDGRNMIMVLAPHKSSADLKKAARDGADAPTSELTSDLTTGVTHDETDTPAPEA; from the coding sequence ATCAGCGCAGAACCCAGGATCAACGACCGGATCCGCGTCCCCGAGGTGCGGCTGGTCGGTCCGAACGGCGAGCAGGTCGGCATCGTTGCCATCCACGAGGCCCTGAAGCTGGCCCAGGAGAGCGATCTCGACCTGGTCGAGGTCGCTCCGATGGCGCGGCCACCGGTGTGCAAGCTCATGGACTACGGCAAGTTCAAGTACGAGTCGGCGCAGAAGGCGCGTGAGGCCCGCAAGAACCAGGTCCTCACCGTCATCAAGGAGATGAAGCTCCGCCCGAAGATCGACCCGCACGACTACGAGACCAAGAAGGGCCACGTCGTCCGCTTCCTCAAGGCCGGCGACAAGGTCAAGATCACGATCATGTTCCGCGGTCGCGAGCAGTCCCGCCCCGAGCTGGGGTTCCGGCTGCTGCAGCGCCTCGCGACCGACGTCGCGGAGCTCGGCTCCGTGGAGTCGGCCCCGAAGCAGGACGGCCGCAACATGATCATGGTCCTGGCCCCGCACAAGAGCAGCGCCGACCTCAAGAAGGCCGCCCGCGACGGTGCGGACGCCCCGACGTCCGAGCTGACCAGCGATCTGACGACCGGCGTGACGCACGACGAGACAGACACCCCCGCTCCCGAGGCGTGA
- the rpmI gene encoding 50S ribosomal protein L35 encodes MPKQKTHSGAKKRFKVTGTGKILHERAGKRHLLERKASKLTRRLSGTAELAPGDAAKVKKLLGR; translated from the coding sequence ATGCCCAAGCAGAAGACCCACAGCGGCGCGAAGAAGCGCTTCAAGGTGACCGGGACCGGCAAGATCCTGCACGAGCGCGCGGGCAAGCGGCACCTGCTCGAGCGCAAGGCGAGCAAGCTCACCCGCCGACTCTCCGGCACCGCGGAGCTCGCCCCCGGCGACGCCGCCAAGGTCAAGAAGCTCCTGGGCCGCTAG